ATAAATGACACAAATTCAGGCACTGCATGACAATTATGACAGCAGCACGAAATCAAACTGTAACCTTTGGGTTTTCTTTGCCTCCTTAGTGGTATTTGTTACTGTTGggattgttttttattattatggcCCTGATTATTACcggtatgtttttgtttttactttacattaattaaaaaaaaacgttaaataattgtgtatttttattatagaTTTTGCCCGTGCTCTtggagggtgccaataattctggatttGGCATTATTTAACAGCCGAGGGTGATAATACAATAGtgaactgaatgaatgaaaagtcAGTTTCAGTGGGTCTTCTGTATTGCAACTAGAAGGTCAaaagtgtaaatgtgtaaaagatTTCTGACAGAAATAGTCAATGAGACAAATCCCTAACTTCAAACAAAGGAAGCTTAACCTTGTTCCTTTCTTCTCACCATCAGGGTTATTTTTGCAAACATAAAGGCCAATTAGTGGCTCACAGTTCCCTCTGGAGAAGAAGAGTACTTCTGTCAATGTGCTGTATGAATCCCAAAGATCTCTGAATGCTAGCTCAAGGCAAAAGACTCCATTATCAATTGTAATGGCAAGACCCAAACTATTGAGGCTTTTGGTATTACATTTTGTGAATAATTTACAAGTGGTTTATACATGCTAGTGCCATCGGTATTGGATACAACCAAAGTTACATAACCAATGTTTAAAACAACTagaaaaatgtcatgttttcatttccGGTGATTCATTTTCCAGTGTTTCATTTGACTTGGTTTAACTTTACTGGTGTATGTTGTTCACCGAGTCAAATCATAATGGCATTAAAGCAGAATTAAGAAAGGAAATCATTTTATAACTCTCTGTAATACTCaaattttccacaaaaaagtcCAAGGTTATTAGATAAGTTAAATGCATTATAAGGTTCATTGAAATAAGACCATTAAAACCTAAACAGACTGAATTTATTATATACTTCTTGACATGAAGCCTGAAGCACTTTTAAACCACATTTTGTGAGGTTTAAAGTTTAACTCCTGTATTGACAGCATTTCCTGCAGCTTATTAAGCCATTCTTCTTTAGTAATAATATAGCTATTGATTAATTGTAATAGGTAATGTACTGATACAGTAGATACTGGTAAGATATCAGTGCAACTTTAGCAGCTATGCTCACTTTTTTTCAGGCACAACCActacaaataaagtaaaattgcactatatggccaaaggtttgtggacacctgaccattgcacacatgtggttcttccccaaactgttgcaccaaagttagaagcacacagtCATATgcaatgtctttgtatgccaTAGCATTAAGAATTCCATTCACTGGAACCAACTAGCCTGAACCTGTTCGAGCATGACAATGAAGACATGGaccatgctccaaaatccttcccagaagagtgaaaaTGGATGTGAAATAGGATGTTCAAACAAACATACgagtatgatggtcaggtgtccacaaacttttgagttttttttatttgtattttttttaatagtgtaTTACTATATTAGAATTAAAatccaaaacacagaaacaacaGTTTCTATTTAAGGGATCTGTTGGGTAAGCAGTTATGTGAGTTACTACTTCTGGGTCATGTCAAATCTTAAGCCAGCACGAACTAGAACACAGAAAATAGCAGACGCAACATTCAGAGGACATTCAGTCAGAGCACTCACCTGCCATATACGGGGCCATGTTCCTCCAGGGTCTAAAAACATCTtccctgttgttgttgtttagttttttttttaaagcaaaacacATAATACTACATTTTTAATGCTATCGTGCTTCTGCAAATCCACTCTAATCTCTAATGGTGACTGCGGTCTACTATAGAAATTACTAACTATAGGTAGTGGCCTCCAAACAGCAGAAAAGTCCAACCCAAAAAAATACAACTAAGcaattttaaatacaaataaatatgaaaatcacAACACAGGATTTAAATAATTGAACATACAGCAAAACATTATTATTCCCCCACCCCTCCCAAACCTAACAGATGGCAGGTAGTGAAATTCACTAATAGTCTAGTCCTCTTCTTGTTTTCAACTGAGCATAAAAGTCACTAAAATAATCCCTTTTTCATGGTGAACTTGAACTCAGGAATTAGATGTTCTAAATTAATCTTGGGTAATCTGGTTTAATGTGAGACATGGAAATGGCCTGACTACATTATCAAGCCTTATTTATATCCTCAGAGTCAAGTGTAGGTTTTGGTGTCATGGAATTAGATCCCCTCTTTCTGTGATTACCGGCATTAGACATCACACTGATATTCATATTAGACTCAGCACGGATTAATTATCCTCATCATATACATGAATATGATTAGCATTTAATTATGTCAATCAAAACACTGGATATGGTAATACAGAGTACAGGTGAGGTAtctaaatgaggaaaaaatgatCCCACAAAATAAGGGAAAATGTACACACTTTAACTCTTGTGTTCTGTTTGGGTCAAAATAGATCCTTTTTTTACCTGAAGTGGAACCATactaaaaatgctatttttttaACCTCCCCAAATGAAATTTTATGTGTTTTACCTCTCTTGAACATGAAAAATGcccattttatttttcaccaaGTGGTGCAATATCAATTGACACCGATCtgctttaacaaaaataaagcagATAAGTAAATTCACTGTTATATTACGTCTAGGTAGTATTTTCATTCATACCTGCTTGCAGGAGCATCCCCAGGCATAAGAAGTGGTTTTGTGTGACTTTACTGTTGCCCAAAAACACAGATGTGTTCAAGGTTGGTCATTTCAAATATTCTCTTCTATCTCAGCTCCCTAAGCCAATGTGGGCAGTGAACATCACATCCATTGCTAAATATCAAACAGAACACTACAGTTAAATATTGATACTGAAGTATGGGACAATAGTTAAGGAGAGCCAGAATGTTAAggaattaaataatttatagcGAGAAACTTAATAACTGATACTACAGGTTACATTCAACTCTTAGTTCTGATAAACCCACTAACAGTGTTCTATctttatttccatttatcaTGCCAGGCCACAGTTAAAAGACTCAGTCCTCCCATTCCATATTCCCAGTACAGTAAGTCTCATTTACAAACTATTTCAATATCAAAATACGCAAGCATGAAATGTCTTCTCgaataaaaaggaaaagcatCAACACTGAGAAACTAGTACAAGTCATCCACACATACAATGAATAAATGGGGAAAAACATACTTCTAAGACCACTTTGCTTTTAGGCTAATTTGGCTTGATATTATATCTAATGTTAAGCTAACCAATGAGATTGTAATGACTACATGAAACATTTGCTCAAGTCACAAAGTCACATAAAAGTCAGGATTGCAAAATTTTAACAAAATCACTTGTGCCAAAAAAGTAGGAAACTTTAAAATATCTATCAGCACAATCAGATAATCACACCCACAGGCACAACACATTTCAACACCACACATCTtaactgataaataaaaataaattagctTACAccattttataaatacattttgaataTCGAAAATCTTTCAAACTCATGATAAAGTTAAAGGAGACTTTTCAAAGAGTCCAGTTTGGCAGTCCAGTGTTCTGTATTCATTTTTAGTCCTCCTCAGTACAAATGTTCCTCTCATTTTCTGTGGCAATGAGCTACAGACTATGTCACGTTGTAGGAAAatccgttttgtttttttccacagaataagCCAACTTCACAGTATTTGTAATCAGCATTTCCCTGGTCTTGACACTATGAGCTTAACAGAGTTAGGTTTTACATATAAGAACGTCTGCAAACGGTCCCAAAAGGTTCTTGTTAAAGATACAGCGCACCCACACTAAATATGTAGTAAAGGGCTTAATGTTCTCTGAAAAGGTATAGTTTTGTTGGGGGAGAATATAAGGCATGTATGTGTTCTCTCCCTGCTCCTGGATCCACACTTCATATTTTACCTCTCTTACCTTCAAGTACTTGAGGTTCCAAGGAATCTGCCAGGACACGGACAGCTTTGCTTCATGGGCAGCCTGCACTGATGTCTGGCACTTGGGATGTCTGACTCGACCAGGATGTACTACACTGACAGGTTTGCTCTTTTTCAGATTAGGCTTAATTTTTAGACCGTCTCGAAGGACTTCCAAGAAGGAAGGAATGTCCACAATGGTGTCTTGATAAATCCGGAAAAGCCACTCTGGGTTGCGACAGCAGAGGTGTCTCTGTACCTCCTTGCTAGCTAGGATACGTTCCTGTTCCTCTTTCTCCAGGTGAGTGATACCTCCTTGGTCCCAGGGGCGGTCAGGATAGGCTACAGAATTCTCTTCAATGGTGTTTCTCCATGCTATGTACTGCAGGTCCATTCCTGGCAAGGAGGCCAGAGTTTTATATGGAGTATACTGTTCTGGGTTGACAGCGTATGGAAAAAGCTCGATGACAGCAGCCCCTCGTGGTAGGAACATGGACGTGATCAGTTGAGCACCATGCATGCTGACCAGCATGGATGCCGCACTGATAAGCTGGACTATGCTTGCGAAAGTTTGCTCCTCCAAGGACACGGTGACTGTCCTCATTTTGTACTCTTGAGCCAAAGAAAGAAGCAACTCTGCCTCATTGAGTATCAACCTGTTAGAAGTTCTACTAAAAACTACTATATAATCATCACCTTCAGGCCTCTCCTTTGTTGTGATATTAAGTCTGTCCATTATGAACGAGGCAAACTGACGAATCTCATTCCCAGACACCAGTATGTTAGCTTTGGGCCCTTGGGGCTGTACAAAGCCGTACTGATAccatgtggtcatctttgacaATCCGACATAAGACTTGGTGAAGCACATGAGCTTGCCAAAGTTCCGTAAGTGCTCTTTAAGTAGTGGCTGTTTGCTGCTAAGCAGGCGATAGAGATCAAAATGGCTCCCCTCTCCCCAACCTTCCATGAAGACGAGCCTGGCTTCATCATCCAAGTCTGTGTACTGTTGCATGGTGTAGAATATTGGAAGAAGATCATCGTGGAAGATGTGCATCAGGTTATCAGCGTTGAAGCGATTGAGGATGAGA
This genomic window from Ictalurus punctatus breed USDA103 chromosome 1, Coco_2.0, whole genome shotgun sequence contains:
- the pomgnt2 gene encoding protein O-linked-mannose beta-1,4-N-acetylglucosaminyltransferase 2, whose amino-acid sequence is MHALSCRMNLAAVLNGLLVSLVAALLWKYVQLSDHMAQLEEELQLTRQSQELSHVRIDYHAALLALQEQGTRMVCTGKMHTDRICRFDYLCYCSEAEEFIFFHSNASVMLPNLGPRRFQPALLDLSSVEDHNTQYFNFLELPAAALKYMPKPVFVPDVTLILNRFNADNLMHIFHDDLLPIFYTMQQYTDLDDEARLVFMEGWGEGSHFDLYRLLSSKQPLLKEHLRNFGKLMCFTKSYVGLSKMTTWYQYGFVQPQGPKANILVSGNEIRQFASFIMDRLNITTKERPEGDDYIVVFSRTSNRLILNEAELLLSLAQEYKMRTVTVSLEEQTFASIVQLISAASMLVSMHGAQLITSMFLPRGAAVIELFPYAVNPEQYTPYKTLASLPGMDLQYIAWRNTIEENSVAYPDRPWDQGGITHLEKEEQERILASKEVQRHLCCRNPEWLFRIYQDTIVDIPSFLEVLRDGLKIKPNLKKSKPVSVVHPGRVRHPKCQTSVQAAHEAKLSVSWQIPWNLKYLKVREVKYEVWIQEQGENTYMPYILPQQNYTFSENIKPFTTYLVWVRCIFNKNLLGPFADVLICKT